The following coding sequences lie in one Lolium perenne isolate Kyuss_39 chromosome 2, Kyuss_2.0, whole genome shotgun sequence genomic window:
- the LOC139835150 gene encoding uncharacterized protein, producing the protein MKDVVFTYVKNGPLVEPAQEGDLPRQMLGLLNWYKGYIKHKNAKDYIYAEVRYEHHFKHYWVQIPLSELFQLFNLRDLDKSIISCYVLMKKREMRIRNIHDVGFIDPHIVNSHVLEHHPADVEDDLWRFIRKQQQKSDILFPYHFGFHWILMVIKVQTSSVLVHDSLNMDPALWGDMRKMLQKVWRRFVDTKVGEFKKELSFKMAVRTTGDTQPPGTNLCGYYVCERIRRYCNERDQTCENNILRNNLRKTLSPEARFRPLQEELAGWLAREVIDPRGEHYYDDVELYMHQNL; encoded by the exons atgaaggacgtagtatttacatatgtgaagaatggccctctcgtcgagcctgcgcaggaaggggatctacctcgacaaatgctaggtctgctaaattggtacaagggttacataaaacataaaaacgccaaagactatatctatgcggaagttagatatgagcatcacttcaaacattactgggtacaaattcctctgagtgaattgttccagctgttcaatctgcgcgacctcgacaaatctatcatcagttgctacgttct aatgaagaagcgggaaatgcgaataaggaacatccatgatgttgggttcattgacccacacatcgttaattcacatgtgttagaacaccaccccgccgacgtggaggatgacctgtggcggtttattagaaaacagcaacagaaaagtgatattctatttccttaccattttgg gttccactggattcttatggtaattaaagttcagacctcctcagttctcgtccacgactctctgaatatggatccggcgctttggggcgacatgagaaaaatgttgcaaaa ggtttggagacggttcgtagataccaaggtcggtgaattcaaaaaagagctatcttttaaaatggcagtgcggacgactggggatactcagccaccggggaccaatctatgtggatactatgtttgtgagaggatccggagatactgcaatgagcgggaccagacgtgtgagaacaacatcctgaggaataacctccggaagacgcttagtccagaagctcgcttccgaccacttcaagaggaactagctggatggttggcgagggaagtcatcgatcctagaggagaacactattacgatgacgtagaactttatatgcaccagaatttgtaa